Within Alphaproteobacteria bacterium, the genomic segment GATCGAGATCATGGCCCATGTCATGAAGGCTGGCGCCATGGGCGGCATGAAAATGAAGCACTAGCGCCCAATCCCCGAGATCCCAAGCCGGGCCGCCTGGTATTCCTGCCGGCCGGCCTGGCGGGGTCAAAGCAACGGATCCCGACCATGCAACGCCGTTACGTCTTCGCCGGCCTGGCCATCGTGCTGGCGCTTGCCGGCCTCATGAGCTGGAAAACCTGGCAAAGACTAGACCAGCCCCCCGCCGTCACCGCGCCTGTGCCCGTGGCCCCGGAATTCAGCCTCGTCAACCAGGACGGCCGAAGCGTCAGCGAAACCGACTTCCGCGACCGCCAGCTGCTGGTCTTCTTCGGCTACGTCTATTGCCCCGACGTCTGTCCCACCACCATGTCGACGGTGACGGCGGCGCTCGAGCAAATGGGCCCGCAGGCTGCCGGGATACAGCCGCTCTTTATCAGCGTCGATCCCCAGCGCGACACGCCGGAAGTGCTGAAATCCTTCATCGAGAATTTCCATCCTTCGATCGTCGGGCTGACCGGTAGTCCCGAACAGATCGCGGCCATCGCCAAGTCCTACCACGCCTATTACATGAAGGTGATCGAGGGCGAGGAAGAGGCCGACGAGGGCTATCTGATGTACCACATCTCGAACCTCTACCTGATGGCGCCCGGCGGCAAATTCCTGGCTCGATTCCCTCACGACATAGCGCCCGAGGCGCTGGCGGCCGGCTTGCGGAAATATCTTTAATTCCCCAGCCAGGAAAAGGCGCGCTCGAGGTAGGCCTGGCCACCCGTGCGCTGCCATTCGCCGTGCGCCATGACGACGCGTTGGGCCTGCCAGCCGAGCACCTTTGCCCGGGCCCGGCGGGCCGGCGCGCGATGCCAGAATGTCAGGCGCCACTCCAGGGGCGGATAGCCGTGGGCTTCGGTAATGCCCCAGGGGCCGGCGATGGCACGCTGCCAGCCGCGCCAGTGGCGCTCCAGGAAGGCCCGACCGAAGTTTTCCGAAAGATCGGCGATGATCACCGTGGCCGAGGGTCGGTGGCAGAAAACGATCTCGTCCATGAAGAAGGAGCCTTGGAACCAGGCCTGGTCGATTTCCGGCCCCCAGACAGCGGGCGGCGTGTCTTCGAGTGCTGCCTCGAATTGCAGGTCGCGGCGCTTGCGCACGGTCGAGGCGGGCCCCCAGAGCTGGGCCTGGGGAAAGGCCTCCCGCCATTGGGCGAGAAAGAGATGATGGATCTTGTTGGGGCTGACGAGATGGGCGACGGGGCCCAGGGCCTCGACTTCGGCCCGCAGATCCGCTGTCAGTTCCACCGGCGACCAGACCCAGAGGCCACCGTCGGCGAGCCGCACCACGAGGCAGCGGGTGGGATAGGGAAAGCCGTAGAAATCGACGATGGCGCCCTCGCCCAGCCAGATCGCCTCGGCCAGGGGGGTGAGGGTGGGGGTGAGCGCCTGAGCGCTGGCTCGGGTTTCGCCCATGGCGGCCTTCTCTGCGGATTCGGGCAGGACAGCGAGATCATAGCCCGACGCCGATAGGGGCGGTATGGGGCTTTTTCGCATATGCAAAAGAAAATATGCTGCAACGCAAAAAAAACGTTGACACCCTGCCTTCACCCCCCTATATGCAGGCCAGACAGATTTATTGCAGTGCAGCAAAAAAGCTTCCGGAGAAGCCTGGACGCGCGCCACCCAGCAGGAGACCGAGATCATGAGCAAGCAGAAAACCAATTCCGCCCAGGCCACCAGCGAAGCCGCCGCCCAGACCCTAGACGCCGTCGCCCAGGCCGGCAAGGAGACCGTCGAGACGGTGGTCAAGGTCGGCACCGACGCCGCCGCCCGGGGCTACGAGAAGGCCTTTACCATGGGCCAGGAGCAGATCGACGCCGCCGTCAAGGGCTACGACCAGATGACCACTGCCGGACGCGACAACATGGACGCACTTGTGGCCGCCGGATCGGCTGCCAGCAAGGGTTTCGAGGCCATCAACGCCGAGGTCGTCGATTACACCAAGGGCACCATGGCCGAGCACATGGAGACCTTCAGCCAGGTCGTCGCCGCCAAGACGCCGCAAGACGCTTTCGAGCTGCAAAGCGCCTTCGCCAAGTCGGCCTTCGAGGCCTGGGTGGCGCGCAGCACCAAGGTCAGCGAGCTCGGCGTCAAGATCGCCAGCGAGGCCGGGGCGCCCGTGAACGCCCGTTTCCATGCCGCCATGGAGAGCTTCGTCAAGCCCTTCGCGTCCTGAAGCGGCTCTCAGTTCCTGAGAACCGCGTCAGGATTTTGTC encodes:
- a CDS encoding SCO family protein gives rise to the protein MQRRYVFAGLAIVLALAGLMSWKTWQRLDQPPAVTAPVPVAPEFSLVNQDGRSVSETDFRDRQLLVFFGYVYCPDVCPTTMSTVTAALEQMGPQAAGIQPLFISVDPQRDTPEVLKSFIENFHPSIVGLTGSPEQIAAIAKSYHAYYMKVIEGEEEADEGYLMYHISNLYLMAPGGKFLARFPHDIAPEALAAGLRKYL
- a CDS encoding DUF4336 domain-containing protein, whose product is MGETRASAQALTPTLTPLAEAIWLGEGAIVDFYGFPYPTRCLVVRLADGGLWVWSPVELTADLRAEVEALGPVAHLVSPNKIHHLFLAQWREAFPQAQLWGPASTVRKRRDLQFEAALEDTPPAVWGPEIDQAWFQGSFFMDEIVFCHRPSATVIIADLSENFGRAFLERHWRGWQRAIAGPWGITEAHGYPPLEWRLTFWHRAPARRARAKVLGWQAQRVVMAHGEWQRTGGQAYLERAFSWLGN
- a CDS encoding phasin family protein; protein product: MSKQKTNSAQATSEAAAQTLDAVAQAGKETVETVVKVGTDAAARGYEKAFTMGQEQIDAAVKGYDQMTTAGRDNMDALVAAGSAASKGFEAINAEVVDYTKGTMAEHMETFSQVVAAKTPQDAFELQSAFAKSAFEAWVARSTKVSELGVKIASEAGAPVNARFHAAMESFVKPFAS